From a region of the Deinococcus aquiradiocola genome:
- a CDS encoding alginate O-acetyltransferase AlgF, with product MKFLTPLLLLSVTAASAQDMQGLYDPAPPADSAFVRVLNAPTATLGTKAVTAGKGAASPYVIVPQGSFTAKLGATTGTLKVEAGKFYSVTPLNGKLVLITDQAAENRAKALLSIYNLSKNASIDLKTADGKTTVVNGVKPGEVGSRAVNGITVELAAFSGTKNLGALRSVSLERGNAYAIVVTDTGVTFTTSSTKTK from the coding sequence ATGAAATTCCTTACCCCTCTTCTGCTCCTCTCCGTTACTGCCGCTTCCGCTCAGGACATGCAGGGTCTGTACGATCCCGCTCCTCCTGCCGACAGCGCCTTCGTCCGCGTCCTGAACGCCCCCACCGCCACGCTCGGCACGAAAGCCGTCACCGCCGGGAAGGGAGCCGCCAGCCCTTACGTCATCGTCCCGCAGGGCAGCTTCACGGCGAAGCTCGGCGCCACCACCGGCACCCTCAAGGTCGAGGCCGGAAAGTTCTACAGCGTCACCCCCCTCAACGGCAAGCTCGTCCTCATCACCGATCAGGCGGCCGAGAACCGCGCCAAGGCCCTGCTAAGCATCTACAACCTCAGCAAGAACGCCAGCATCGACCTCAAGACGGCCGACGGCAAGACCACCGTCGTCAACGGCGTCAAGCCCGGCGAGGTAGGCAGCCGCGCTGTGAACGGCATCACTGTCGAGCTTGCGGCCTTCAGTGGCACCAAGAACCTCGGCGCGCTCAGGAGCGTCTCCCTCGAACGCGGCAACGCGTACGCCATCGTCGTGACGGACACGGGCGTCACCTTCACCACCAGCAGCACGAAAACCAAGTAA
- a CDS encoding NF041680 family putative transposase, which translates to MDADAQLAPLQQFREDVFGALEHRSNAQFHLLDAITTAGMVPSFAHLSLQGSFLHRWGSLYAALTQGKHDIQRLRAAVGRTLLPDAPPVFAIDTSTWVRNDAETSPGRGFYYHASRHSAGKPVVAGWSFSWIAQLGTTQSSWTAPLDVQRVSVEGTAHQTADDQIQQVMTLLHGTTTPLFVFDGGYDPTRLAKLHHAEKIAVLVRVRRNRRFYFDVDDRPGPQGGRPRVHGARFSCQDETSWPAPHQEHLETTSAYGAVRVRAWSGLHVKSGQDVRPGDNSAKTTYSGTVLLLEVSKLPRETRTPQAFWLWWRGPGTPDLALLWRAYTRRFDLEHTFRFLKGTLNWDKPRVRTPEQAEQWSWLVLLAFTQLRLARAVLEDARLPWQAPQAQGRLTPSRARQGFAQLLPRLGTPASPPKPCGYSPGRPSGRRSPPATRYPAVKRTA; encoded by the coding sequence ATGGACGCTGACGCTCAGCTGGCTCCCTTACAGCAGTTTCGGGAAGACGTGTTTGGCGCGTTGGAACACCGTTCCAACGCGCAGTTTCACTTGCTGGACGCGATCACGACCGCCGGGATGGTGCCGAGCTTCGCGCACCTCAGCTTGCAGGGCAGTTTCTTGCATCGCTGGGGCAGCTTGTATGCCGCGTTAACCCAGGGAAAACACGATATTCAGCGGCTGAGAGCGGCGGTAGGAAGGACCCTGCTTCCAGACGCCCCCCCGGTCTTCGCCATCGACACCAGCACCTGGGTCAGGAATGATGCCGAGACCAGCCCAGGACGCGGCTTTTACTACCACGCCAGTCGGCACAGCGCCGGGAAGCCCGTGGTCGCTGGATGGTCGTTCTCCTGGATCGCTCAACTCGGGACCACGCAGAGCAGTTGGACCGCGCCGCTGGATGTTCAGCGCGTTTCTGTCGAAGGAACGGCCCACCAGACCGCGGATGACCAGATCCAGCAGGTGATGACGTTGCTTCACGGGACCACCACACCTCTGTTCGTGTTTGACGGTGGATACGACCCGACCCGTCTGGCAAAGCTGCATCACGCTGAAAAGATTGCCGTCCTGGTCCGTGTCCGTCGAAATCGACGCTTCTATTTCGACGTCGACGACCGTCCTGGTCCCCAGGGCGGTCGCCCCCGGGTCCATGGGGCACGCTTCAGTTGCCAGGACGAAACGTCGTGGCCTGCTCCACATCAGGAACACCTGGAGACCACTTCGGCATACGGAGCGGTTCGGGTCCGAGCCTGGTCCGGTCTTCATGTCAAATCCGGGCAGGATGTGCGTCCGGGTGACAACTCGGCGAAGACGACCTATAGCGGTACCGTCCTGCTGCTCGAAGTCTCCAAACTCCCTCGCGAGACCAGAACGCCGCAAGCGTTCTGGCTCTGGTGGCGAGGTCCGGGGACCCCGGACCTCGCCTTGCTCTGGCGGGCTTATACCAGGCGATTTGACCTGGAACACACCTTCCGCTTCCTGAAAGGCACCCTGAATTGGGACAAGCCTCGGGTCCGAACACCGGAGCAGGCAGAACAGTGGAGTTGGCTGGTGCTCCTGGCCTTCACCCAGTTGCGGTTGGCCAGGGCCGTCCTGGAAGATGCCCGGCTTCCCTGGCAAGCTCCTCAAGCCCAGGGACGTCTGACACCGAGTCGAGCTCGACAAGGTTTTGCTCAGCTGTTGCCACGCTTGGGGACCCCAGCTTCCCCGCCAAAACCCTGTGGTTACTCTCCAGGCCGACCTTCTGGACGCCGCTCCCCACCAGCGACACGTTACCCGGCGGTGAAACGCACCGCCTGA